One stretch of Streptomyces sp. NBC_00443 DNA includes these proteins:
- a CDS encoding TetR/AcrR family transcriptional regulator translates to MTSGKGGTSGTETSGSGDIARTMELLWDTGRRPSRGPKPTLTLDQIVEAGVRVADAEGLESMSMRRVATELGTGTMSLYRYVPGKAELLDLMLDRVQRPSENPADLGDGGWRSALEALGRATLDLYRRHPWLLQVNQSRPILGPSALDGMEKVLARIKPMGLTDPELVSAIVMIDGYVVGAARTQLYAQEAEHRTGLTDAEFWQAQTPTLEKIMASGRYPLLASLDENTWGNEFDHFEFGLQRMLDGLEVFVARRAGTAGGADSEVKGPL, encoded by the coding sequence ATGACGAGCGGCAAGGGCGGCACCAGCGGTACGGAGACCAGCGGCAGCGGCGACATCGCCCGCACGATGGAGCTGCTGTGGGACACCGGCCGGCGCCCGAGCCGGGGGCCCAAGCCGACCCTCACGCTGGACCAGATCGTGGAAGCGGGCGTCCGGGTCGCGGACGCCGAGGGCCTGGAGTCGATGTCCATGCGCCGGGTCGCCACCGAGCTCGGGACGGGCACGATGTCGCTGTACCGCTACGTCCCCGGCAAGGCCGAGCTGCTCGACCTGATGCTGGACCGCGTCCAGCGCCCCTCGGAGAATCCGGCCGACCTGGGCGACGGCGGATGGCGCTCGGCCCTGGAGGCCCTGGGCCGCGCGACCCTCGACCTCTACCGCCGCCACCCCTGGCTGCTCCAGGTCAACCAGTCCCGCCCGATCCTCGGTCCGAGCGCCCTCGACGGCATGGAGAAGGTCCTCGCCCGCATCAAGCCGATGGGGCTGACCGACCCCGAACTGGTCTCCGCGATCGTCATGATCGACGGCTACGTCGTCGGCGCCGCGCGCACCCAGTTGTACGCGCAGGAGGCGGAGCACCGCACCGGCCTGACCGACGCGGAGTTCTGGCAGGCGCAGACCCCGACGCTGGAGAAGATCATGGCCTCCGGCCGGTACCCCCTGCTCGCCTCGCTCGACGAGAACACCTGGGGCAACGAGTTCGACCACTTCGAGTTCGGCCTGCAACGGATGCTGGACGGACTGGAGGTCTTTGTCGCCCGGCGTGCGGGAACGGCCGGCGGCGCCGACAGCGAAGTGAAGGGACCGCTCTAG
- a CDS encoding SGNH/GDSL hydrolase family protein, which yields MLRFMPVGDSQTIGSAGEHTWRYRMWQHLRETYGGPFALVGPRETLHDKATDSPTSYEYADPDFPRAHLAGWGEGWLHMAPVIGEAVRSCRADVLLVSLGLIDLGFYTNAEQTAENARSFVAGARSANPRVRIVVLPVIPNVRAESEEAFAAEVGRFNELLAKAVADLDEPRSPLLLASPPLSYDINLDTYDGTHPNASGEHKIAEAFAEAMYQAWDLGEPYEA from the coding sequence ATGCTCAGGTTCATGCCCGTCGGCGACTCCCAGACCATCGGCAGCGCCGGCGAACACACGTGGCGCTACCGCATGTGGCAGCACCTGCGTGAGACGTACGGCGGTCCCTTCGCCCTCGTCGGCCCGCGCGAGACGCTGCATGACAAGGCGACGGACTCCCCCACGTCGTACGAGTACGCCGACCCCGACTTCCCCCGGGCGCACCTCGCCGGCTGGGGCGAGGGCTGGCTGCACATGGCGCCGGTGATCGGCGAGGCGGTGCGGTCGTGCCGGGCGGATGTGCTGCTGGTGTCGCTGGGCCTGATCGACCTCGGCTTCTACACGAACGCCGAGCAGACGGCGGAGAACGCCCGGAGCTTCGTGGCCGGGGCGCGTTCCGCGAACCCCCGGGTGCGGATCGTCGTCCTGCCGGTGATCCCGAACGTCCGTGCCGAGTCGGAGGAGGCCTTCGCCGCCGAGGTCGGCCGCTTCAACGAGCTGCTGGCGAAGGCGGTCGCCGACCTGGACGAGCCGCGCTCGCCGCTGCTCCTGGCGTCGCCTCCTCTGTCGTACGACATCAATCTCGACACGTACGACGGCACCCACCCGAACGCGAGCGGCGAGCACAAGATCGCGGAGGCCTTCGCGGAGGCGATGTACCAGGCGTGGGACCTGGGCGAGCCCTACGAGGCCTGA
- a CDS encoding aminoglycoside adenylyltransferase family protein has translation MQAPEVLLLPFLRHTFNTTLLGIYLHGSATLGGLRPHSDIDVLAVVSEPTTRAQRRALVEELLRVSGGAARPVELIVVVQDDVRPWRYPPTCAFLYGEWLRHEYERGTVPGPEPMPDLAPLLTMVLLAGAPLYGPPPADLLAPVPPADLRRAITAGVPDLLAELDTDTRNVLLTLARIWTTLATGEIRSKDAAADWALARLPAGHRPVLAHARAVYLGDEDERWDGGLLTGVRPCADHLVRAIGRQAS, from the coding sequence ATGCAGGCCCCAGAGGTCCTCCTCCTTCCCTTCCTCCGCCACACCTTCAACACCACCCTCCTCGGCATCTACCTCCACGGCTCCGCCACCCTCGGCGGCCTGCGCCCCCACAGCGACATCGACGTCCTGGCCGTCGTGAGCGAACCCACCACCCGGGCCCAACGCCGGGCGCTCGTCGAGGAGTTGCTGAGAGTGTCCGGCGGAGCCGCCCGCCCCGTCGAGCTCATCGTCGTCGTACAGGACGACGTACGGCCGTGGCGGTATCCGCCCACCTGCGCGTTCCTGTACGGGGAGTGGCTGCGGCACGAGTACGAGCGGGGGACCGTCCCCGGGCCCGAGCCCATGCCCGACCTCGCGCCCCTCCTGACGATGGTGCTTCTCGCCGGCGCCCCGCTGTACGGCCCCCCACCCGCCGACCTGCTCGCCCCCGTCCCACCCGCGGACCTCAGGCGCGCGATCACCGCCGGAGTGCCCGACCTGCTCGCGGAGTTGGACACCGACACCCGCAACGTCCTGCTGACCCTCGCCCGGATCTGGACCACGCTCGCCACCGGGGAGATCCGCTCGAAGGACGCAGCCGCCGACTGGGCCCTCGCCCGGCTCCCCGCCGGACACCGCCCCGTCCTCGCGCACGCCCGTGCCGTCTACCTGGGCGACGAGGACGAGCGCTGGGACGGCGGCCTGCTCACCGGCGTGCGCCCCTGCGCCGACCACCTCGTCCGGGCGATCGGGCGTCAGGCCTCGTAG
- a CDS encoding Uma2 family endonuclease: MTVLEDRIKMADANTERLDQWFERLERMPVPEGFRVEIVGGNVHMTPQRDTHWAIIFRIAGAIAAKFGMDRVLSDVRIDFPGHENGFCPDVAKLSDSAKKDDDGRWRYEDVEFVAEVISEATAANDYGRKKLAYAEAEVPVYVIADPYQGRCHVYTVPKDGTYATETRVDFGTDIDLTGTVVDLVLKTEDFPRDR; the protein is encoded by the coding sequence ATGACCGTCCTTGAAGACAGGATCAAGATGGCCGACGCGAACACCGAGCGCCTGGACCAGTGGTTCGAGCGCCTTGAGCGGATGCCCGTCCCCGAAGGATTCAGGGTCGAGATCGTCGGGGGCAACGTTCACATGACGCCGCAGCGGGACACACACTGGGCGATTATTTTCCGGATCGCGGGGGCCATCGCGGCCAAATTCGGGATGGACAGGGTGCTCTCGGACGTCCGCATCGACTTTCCCGGGCACGAGAACGGCTTCTGCCCGGACGTCGCGAAGCTCAGCGACTCGGCAAAGAAGGACGACGACGGCCGCTGGCGATACGAGGACGTCGAATTCGTCGCCGAAGTGATTTCCGAGGCGACGGCCGCAAACGACTACGGCCGAAAGAAACTCGCGTACGCGGAGGCCGAGGTCCCTGTCTACGTGATCGCCGACCCGTACCAGGGACGCTGCCACGTCTACACCGTCCCCAAGGACGGCACCTACGCCACCGAGACCCGGGTCGACTTCGGCACCGACATCGACCTGACCGGCACGGTGGTCGACCTCGTCCTCAAGACCGAGGACTTCCCCCGCGACCGATGA
- a CDS encoding maltokinase N-terminal cap-like domain-containing protein, whose translation MAVIHHTTLKPTKLELLASWLPTRPWYAGAGDPELTKAGGFRLDDPEGEVGIEFMVATDASGTQPVHYLVPLSYRGAPLDGADHALVGTMEHGVLGRRWAYDGCHDPVLVDQLLALIEGRVQAQDQSISDAPDRDVTRAYTGEGSRSTAARTTTATDDRDGTELRTSDGTVVLRLHRVLHPAGEAPQDADGHITGAWQLPDGTRARALFAALHITPQEPGEPKALA comes from the coding sequence ATGGCCGTCATCCACCACACCACCCTCAAGCCGACCAAGCTCGAACTGCTCGCCTCCTGGCTGCCCACCCGCCCCTGGTACGCCGGCGCCGGCGACCCGGAGTTGACCAAGGCCGGCGGCTTCCGGCTGGACGACCCCGAGGGCGAGGTCGGAATCGAGTTCATGGTCGCCACGGATGCCTCCGGGACCCAACCGGTCCACTACCTCGTGCCGCTCAGCTACCGCGGCGCCCCCCTCGACGGCGCCGACCACGCCCTCGTCGGCACCATGGAGCACGGCGTTCTGGGGCGACGTTGGGCCTACGACGGCTGCCACGACCCCGTGCTGGTCGACCAGTTGCTTGCCCTGATCGAGGGCCGGGTCCAGGCGCAGGACCAGAGCATCAGCGACGCGCCCGACCGGGACGTCACCCGCGCCTACACGGGTGAAGGCTCCCGTTCCACCGCCGCCCGCACCACCACGGCAACCGACGACCGGGACGGCACTGAGCTGCGCACGTCCGACGGCACGGTCGTGCTCCGCCTCCACCGGGTCCTGCACCCCGCCGGAGAGGCCCCGCAGGACGCGGACGGCCACATCACCGGCGCCTGGCAGCTGCCGGACGGCACCCGGGCCCGTGCCCTGTTCGCCGCCCTGCACATCACGCCTCAGGAGCCCGGCGAACCGAAGGCCCTTGCCTAG
- a CDS encoding WD40 repeat domain-containing protein has product MRRPLAILAGVLLTGALTLPASAADGDEDFTIKDPRITESSGLAASRQHPGIYWTHNDQDTGAYLYAVDSRTGETVATITMTGVGTPRDVEAISMGPDNQLYVGDIGDNDGVQWPYVWVYRLPEPKTLKDRTIRATQYVVKYSDGTRDAESLVVHPKTGRVYIIDKQEDGGHLYEGPAELSASGTNVFKPTVPVDMWATDAAFSQDGRTLAVRGYFGGVAYDWNGGKLKRLERISVPLGQGESASYSTDGTKLMLGSEGAGSSVVANDAPGDAAPSDSSSGGGSSASSDDSGDSGRTGDLKVGAIAVVVACVVVFGLRRLLRRG; this is encoded by the coding sequence ATGCGTCGACCGCTCGCCATCCTCGCCGGGGTCCTGCTCACCGGTGCGCTCACCCTGCCCGCCTCAGCCGCCGACGGCGACGAGGACTTCACGATCAAGGACCCCCGCATCACGGAGTCCAGCGGCCTCGCCGCGTCGCGTCAGCACCCCGGCATCTACTGGACGCACAACGACCAGGACACGGGCGCCTACCTCTACGCGGTGGACAGCAGGACCGGCGAGACGGTCGCGACGATCACCATGACCGGGGTGGGCACCCCGCGGGACGTGGAGGCGATCTCCATGGGCCCGGACAACCAGCTCTACGTCGGCGACATCGGCGACAACGACGGGGTGCAGTGGCCCTATGTGTGGGTCTACCGCCTCCCCGAGCCCAAGACGCTGAAGGATCGGACGATCCGTGCCACGCAGTACGTGGTGAAGTACTCCGACGGCACCCGTGACGCCGAGTCGCTCGTCGTGCACCCCAAGACCGGCCGCGTCTACATCATCGACAAGCAGGAGGACGGCGGGCACCTGTACGAGGGCCCGGCCGAGCTCTCCGCCTCCGGCACGAACGTCTTCAAGCCCACCGTCCCCGTCGACATGTGGGCCACCGACGCGGCCTTCTCCCAGGACGGCAGGACCCTCGCCGTACGCGGCTACTTCGGCGGCGTCGCCTACGACTGGAACGGCGGCAAGCTCAAGCGGCTGGAGCGCATCAGCGTGCCCCTCGGCCAGGGCGAGTCCGCCAGCTACTCGACCGACGGCACCAAGCTCATGCTCGGCAGCGAGGGCGCCGGAAGCTCCGTCGTCGCGAACGACGCCCCCGGGGACGCCGCCCCCTCCGACTCCTCCTCCGGCGGGGGCAGTTCGGCCTCGTCCGACGACAGCGGGGACAGCGGGCGGACCGGCGATCTGAAGGTCGGCGCCATCGCCGTGGTCGTCGCGTGTGTGGTCGTGTTCGGGTTGCGGCGGCTTCTGCGGAGGGGATGA
- a CDS encoding aldo/keto reductase, which yields MKYTQLGRTGLKVSRLVLGTMNFGPQTDEADSHAIMDAALDVGINYFDTANVYGWGENKGRTESIIGTWFAKGERRDKVVLATKMYGNMGIEGQPWPNHDKLSALNIRRAVDASLKRLQTDYIDVYQFHHIDRATPFEEIWQAIDVLVQQGKILYVGSSNFPGYKIAQANEIAAKRHGTIGLVSEQCIYNLFERRAEMEVIPAAQDYGLGVIPWSPLHGGLLGGVIKKQVEGGRRSSGRAAEVLADPAVRAKIQAYEDLLDKHGLEPGEAALAWLLTRPGVTGPIVGPRTAEQLESALRASELELSEELLAGLDEIFPGPGPSPEAFAW from the coding sequence ATGAAGTACACGCAGCTCGGACGCACGGGACTCAAGGTCAGCAGGCTCGTCCTCGGCACCATGAACTTCGGTCCGCAGACCGACGAGGCGGACAGTCACGCGATCATGGACGCGGCGCTGGACGTCGGCATCAACTACTTCGACACGGCGAACGTGTACGGCTGGGGCGAGAACAAGGGCCGTACCGAAAGCATCATCGGCACCTGGTTCGCCAAGGGCGAGCGGCGCGACAAGGTCGTCCTCGCCACCAAGATGTACGGCAACATGGGCATCGAAGGCCAGCCGTGGCCCAACCACGACAAGCTGTCCGCCCTGAACATCCGGCGCGCCGTGGACGCCTCGCTCAAGCGGCTGCAGACCGACTACATCGACGTCTACCAGTTCCACCACATCGACCGCGCCACTCCCTTCGAGGAGATCTGGCAGGCGATCGACGTCCTCGTCCAGCAGGGCAAGATCCTGTACGTCGGCTCCAGCAACTTCCCCGGCTACAAGATCGCCCAGGCCAACGAGATCGCTGCGAAGCGCCACGGCACCATCGGCCTCGTCAGCGAGCAGTGCATCTACAACCTCTTCGAGCGCCGCGCCGAGATGGAGGTCATCCCGGCCGCGCAGGACTACGGCCTCGGCGTCATCCCGTGGTCGCCGCTGCACGGCGGACTGCTCGGCGGCGTCATCAAGAAGCAGGTCGAGGGCGGGCGGCGCAGCTCCGGCCGGGCCGCCGAAGTCCTCGCCGACCCGGCCGTACGCGCGAAGATCCAGGCGTACGAGGACCTGCTCGACAAGCACGGCCTGGAGCCCGGCGAGGCCGCCCTGGCCTGGCTGCTCACCCGGCCGGGCGTGACCGGCCCGATCGTCGGCCCGCGTACCGCCGAGCAGCTGGAGTCCGCGCTGCGGGCGTCCGAGCTGGAGCTGAGCGAGGAGCTGCTGGCGGGGCTGGACGAGATCTTCCCGGGTCCGGGGCCGTCTCCAGAGGCCTTCGCCTGGTAG